A region of the Halostella limicola genome:
CGCGCTGGGCGTCCTCGGACTCTGGACGCTGGCCGGCCGGACGGGCATCCACTTCGTCGCCGCGCTGTCGCTGGCGGCGGGCGTCTGGCGGTTCGCGCGGGAGTTCGTCGACCTCGACGCCGACTCGTTCGGCCCCGCGACGTCCGATGCCGCTCGCGGCGCGTCCGAGGGTGAAACGGACGGCGACGAGGCGACCTTCACGTAGGGATTCGATGGCGCGGACGACGACTGACGGGGACGGCGAGCGGACGGTCTCGGTCGATCCGGGGACGCAGTGTCTGGTCGGCGTGCCGTCGATGCGGTCGCCGCTCGATTACCTCCCACGGTCCGCGTTCGAGAACCTGCTCGTCGTCTCGACCACGCGGCCGCCGAGCGCGGTCGAGCGGACCGTCCGCGCCCGCAGCGGGGACCCGGAGAACGTCGGCGTCGTCCCGGTGTCGGGGTCGGCCGTCGACTACGACGGGCCCCTCTGGGTGGCGGACGTCGTCGGGCCGACGGACCTGACGGGCGTCGACGCGCGCTTCGCCGACGCCGTCCGCTACGTCGAACCGGGCGAGGGCTGGGTCGCGTTCGACAACGTCAACGTGTTGCTCATGTACGCCCGGGCGGACAACGTCTACCAGCTCGTTTCGGCCGTCGCCTCCCGGTCCCGGAAGCGAAACGCCCGCGGTGTCTTCGCGGTCGTCCCCGGTGCGGTGACCGAGAGCACACACGACCGGTTTCGCGAGCCGTTCGACGCCGAACTCCGATTGGCCCGCCGGGAGTGAGAAGCGGACCGCTCGACGGTGTGGGACGACGTTCACATCGTCGGCGAGAAGGGCGAATATCGCCGCTCGCGTCGCTCGCGACGTAGTTCAACTGAAAAGCGGACGGAGCCACCGAAGGGGGCTCTATCCCGCTCCGTCGAGCCGACCCGGGCAAGTCGGCCCGACGTTTGCCGGTTGTCAGAGGCACCCCGGCACCTACCAACAACCACCGCATCTATTATAACATCACCTTCCGAACCGCCACGCAGCGCGTGATTCGAGGTATATAAGATTTTTCGCCGAGGTCGTCTTCGGTCGCCCGGCTCAGCGACCCACTGCATCGCGACGGAAACACTGAACCCGGACGCGCGGGGATCGGTAGTATGGTTCCCACCGTCGAGTACATCGAGTGGATTCGGGGCCGGCCCGGCGCCGTCGCTCACGATCTGGGATCGAGCGGGCTGTTCGCCGCGCCGTCGGAATCCGGCGTCGTTCCCGAGCGGTTAGGGGATCTGTCCCACCCCGAGGGCGGTCCGTGCCTCCGGGACCGAATCGCGGAGCGGTACGGGGTCGACCGGGACGGCGTCCTCCTCACGGCGGGCGCGACGACGGCGAACGCCGCAGCGGCCGTCGCGGCCGCGGACCGGAACGGGGGTGAGAGCGCCCACTCGGCGCTCGTGGAAAAGCCGGCGTACGAGCCGCTCGTCGACAGTCCGCGGCTGTTCGGCATCGACGTCGACCGGTTCCGCCGCCAGCCCGACTCCGAGTACGCCCTGGAACCGCAGCGGGTGGCGGGCGCGGCGACCGAGGACACGGCGTTCGTGACGGTGACCAACCGGCACAACCCCTCCGGGAGATTGGCCGACCGCGAGACGCTCGCGGCGGTCGCGGAGGCCGCCGCCGGCGAGGACGCCGCGCTGCTCGTCGACGAGGTGTACGCGCCCTACGTCCTGGAGGGCGACGGCCCGTTCGGCGGCGTCACCGCGGCCGGCCTTCCGAACACCGCGATCACGGGGTCGCTGACGAAGTTCTTCGGTCTAGAGGGGCTGTGCCTGGGGTGGGTCGTCGGCGACCCGGCGATCGTCGGCGCCGCCCGCTCCGCCGCGACGCACTTCGCCAGTCCCGCGGATCCGAGCGTCGCCCTCGCGGAACGGGCGTTCGAACACGTGGACGACCTGGTCGCGGACGGTCGGGAGCGAGTCGCCGCCAACCACGACCTCCTCGCGGCGTTCGTCGACGAGCGCGACGACCTCGACGGGCGAGTGTTCCCGGGCGCCACGTACGCCTTCCTCGACCCGCACGGCGTCGACGGGCCGACGGTCGCAGAGGCGGCGCTGGAGCGGGACCTGCTGGTCGTCCCCGGCCGCTTCTTCGAGGACGACGCGCGGATCCGGGTGAGCCTCGGTCGCGATCCCGAGCGGATGCGCGCGGCGCTCGACGTCCTCGGCGCGACGCTCGACGACGTCGCCGGGGCGAGCGTCTGACCAACAATTAAGGTACGTCCGGTACACCGGACCTGTATGGACGACACGCCCCAAGAGATCACCGCGCTGGTGGGCCGGGAGGTGTACTCGAACAACGGCGTCTTCGTCGGCGAAGTCGAGGACGTCCGTCTCGACCTCGACACGGAGATAGTCACCGGCCTCGCGCTGCACGAACTGAACTCCGACGTCTTCGGCGCCATCGACGGCGACGCCCGCGGCGTCATCATCCCCTACCGCTGGGTGCAGGCGGTCGGCGACGTCATCCTGATCAACGACGTCATCGAGCGCATCCGCCGGCCCGAAGACGAGGAAGAAGAGGCAGTCGCCTAGGAGCCGTTCCCGCTCTCTCCGCTCTCGACGCCCATCGCGTCGAACAGTTTCCGCTTCACCGCTTCCTCCGTCAACTGGAGGAGCGTGTCACGGTTCTCCTCGTTGGTCTCGATGCCCGTGAAGATGCCCAGCGGGATCTCCGCGCTGGCCTGCGTCGAGTGGCCCGCGGCCTCGCCGATCTCCGCGTAGGCGTCGGCGAGCACCTTCCCGATGTTCATGCGGATGTCCTTCGAGCGCGCGGCGAGGTAGATGGTGTCGTCGGCGATGCCGAAGACGGCGGTCGTCGTGATCCCCTCCAGGTTCAGGAGGTGCTGGGCCGCCTGCGAGAGGGCGTCGCGGTCACGGATGAACCCGGCGTTCGAGACGAGGTGGCTCCCCTGCACCTCGCGGTTGGTGATCGCCTCCGCGAGCACGTCGAGCGTCTCCGGGGACATGCTCGGCGACTCGACCTGCTCTAAGGTGTCGTGGTTCGCGAACGGATAGAGGTACGCCGCGGCCGTCAGGTCCGCGGGCGTCGTGTCCCGCTTGAAGTCGAGCGTCTCCGCCCGGATGCCGTACAGCAGCGCGGTGGCGACTTCCTCGCCGACGTTCATGTCGAACTCCTGAATGTACTTCGTCAGGATCGTCGAGGTGGAGGACATGTTCGGGCGCACGTCGACGAACTCCGCGTCGTAGTCCTCGTCGGGCTCGTAGTGGTCGATGAGCACGTCGACCGCGAGGTCGTGGGTCACCTCGGAGGCCTTGGCGTGGTCGACGAGCGCGACCGTGTCGTACGCGTCGAAGTCCTCGATGTCGTTCCAGTTGTGGAGCTCGATCCCCAGCAAGTTGACGAACGCCCGGTTCTCCTGGTGGCCGATGTCGCCGAGATAGAGGATGTCCGCCTCGACGTCGAGGTGCTCCGCGATCGCCTGCAGCGCCGCCGCGCTCGCGATCGAGTCGGGGTCGGGGTTGTCGTGGGTGAGGATCGCCACGCGATCTTTCGTGTCGGTCAGCACGTCGCTCAGCTGCCGGGCCTTGTACTCCAGTTCGCCCGTCTCCAGCGAGCGGAGCGCGGAGTCCGCGATGACCGCCGAGGGGTTGATGACGTGGTCGGCGCCCAGTTCGGTCAGCTCGTCGCTGGAGACCGGGTCGCTGGCCCGGACGACGACGAAGTGGTCGGCCTCCTGCTCGCGGATGTTCGACACCGCCGCCTTGTTCGCCTCCACGTCGGAGGACATGATGAGGATGACGTCGCGGTCGTCGACCATCTCGGCGACCGAGCCGTCGCTGATGTCCGCCTGCTGGGCGTTGAGGTCCTGGTCGCGCAGCGCCTCGACTCGCCCCGGGTCCTTGTCGATGATGAGTACGTCCTTCCCCTGGTCGACGAGTTCCTCGGCGACCGCGTGACCGACGCTCCCGCAACCGAGGATAGCGTACGTCGAGATCGAGGAGATAGCGACCCCAGTGTTCATTTGCCAGACCTTTATCTCGGACCACACTTAACGGTCCCGACCCGTCGCTCCAACGGCGATTCCGGCCGGATCCACCGTCTCGGGACTTCGGTGCCGACGCGCCGATCTCCTTCCGAACCGCATCGCCCGATCGCGACGCGGCCGCGGTGCGAGCGGCGATCCGATCCTGTTTTATCCCTCGCACGTAACTCGGTGGATAGTGATGCGCGCCGACGATCCCCCTCGGGGACCGCCGCGCGCGGAGGTCAAACCGTGCTTCTAAAACGAATGAAACGTCTCCTCGCCGACGATGCCGAAGTGCTCCACGAGTGCCGGCGGTGCGGCGCGTCGCTCGACTCCGACGAGGACGCCTGTTCGGAGTGCGGTTCGACCGATTTCGAGCGATTCGAGATCCGCTGACCCTGGTCCCGTCGCCGACTCCCCGCCCGCATCCGAATCGCGAAACAAAACGTATTTTAGTATACCCCGGCAAGCAGAGAGTGCACAGGGCCGGTAGCTCAGTCCGGCAGAGCGTCTGACTCTTAATCAGACGGTCGCGTGTTCAAATCGCGCCCGGCCCGCTTTTGCGACCATCACTTTCGTGAGGAGCGAAGCGGCCAGAGCGATTTGCAGTAGACGAGTCGCAGCGCGTGAGCGAGCGTAGCGAGCGAACCGGAACGTCTCGGCGTGGTTCAAATCGCGCCCGGACCGTTACATTCTCGCGCGAACTACCGACGAGCCACGCGTGGCGCGCTCCGCCATCGCGGCCGCTCCGGCGACGGCGCGGGAACCAGCCGTCGAAGCCTCCGCAGGACCCCCAAAAGAGTCACGTCAGTCGATCCGTTCGAGCCGCGGACCGCCGCAGGACGGACACACCCGGTAGGACGTGTCGTACGTGCCGTCGCAGTGGAAGCACTCGTACCGTTTGGCCGGACTGTCACGGATAGTGTCGCGGAGTCGTTTCAGGACGCCCATCTCGTTCCCCGGCCGGAACATCGGAGCAGTTCTTGTTAATTGTTACCGTTCCTGTACGCACGCCGGTGAACGCCGCTCGACGACAGGTTCGTCGGTTGGCAAAAATCCTTTGACGGGTCCCGGAGTATCCCGGCACGTATGGCGAACTTCGACACCTACGAGTGCGCGAACTGCGGTGACGAGTTCAAGGCACACTCCAGTTCGAACGCGGCGGAAAGGGAGACCTGTAGCCCGGCGTGCGACACGGCGTCTCGCTGAACGGGCACCGAAACGCCGACCCGGATCTCCGCTCCCCGGCTCGTCCGAGCGGCGGCCGCGGCAACCGTCGACGACCGCGGCGCTGGCGACGGGAGGCGGCGTTACTCGTCGGGGCTGTAGTTCGGCGCCTCGTCGGTGATGACGACGTCGTGGGCGTGGCTCTCGCGCTGGCCCGCCGAGGAGACGCGGACGAACTCCGAGCGCTCCTTGAACTCGGGGATCGTCGCCGCGCCGACGTAGCCCATGCCGCTCTGCATCCCGCCGGAGAGCTGGTGGAGCTCGCTCTGCAGGGTGCCCTTGTACGGCGTCGCGGCCTCGACGCCCTCGGGGACGTACTCCTCCTCGTCCTCGGGGGCTTCCTTCAGGTAGCGGTTCTCGTCGTCGTCGCCGCCGGCCATCGCACCGACGCTGCCCATGCCGCGGTACTGCTTGTACTTCTTGCCGTTCATCGTGATGACGCGGCCGGGCGCCTCCTCCGTGCCCGCGAAGTAGGAGCCGAGCATGACGGCGTCTGCCCCGGCGGCGATGGCCTTGATCGCGTCGCCGGAGTAGCGGATGCCGCCGTCCGCGATGACGGGCACGTCGTGCTCTGCGGCGACGTCGGCGACCTGAGCGACCGCGGTGATCTGGGGCATGCCCGCGCCGCTGACGACTCGCGTCGTGCAGATGCTGCCCGGGCCGATGCCGACCTTGATCCCGTCGGCGAAGTCGACGAGGTCGAGCGCGGCCTCGCGCGTGCCGACGTTGCCGACGACGACGTCCGCGTCGACCGCCTCCTTGATATCGCGCGCGCCGTCGATGACGTTCTGGTTGTGCGCGTGCGCGGTGTCGATGAACAGGGCGTCGGCGCCCGCCTCGTCGGCGGCCGTCGCGCGGTCCGTCTCGAACGGGCCGACGGCGGCGGCCGCGAGCAGCCTGCCGTCGTCGTCGCGGGCGGCGTTGTCGTACTCGCGGCGCTGGAGGATCCCCTGCATCGTGAGGAGGCCGACCAGCCGGTTCTCGTCGTCCACGATCGGGACGCGCTCGATCTTGTACTCGTACATCAGTTCGAGCGCCTCGCGCGCAGTGACGTCCTCGGGCGCGGTGATGACCTCGTCGGTCATCGCCTCGCGGACCTCGTCGCGCTCGCCGACCTCCAGGTACGGGCGGATGTCGGTGCCGCTGATGATGCCGAGCACCTCGTCGTCCTCGTCGACGACGGGCGCGCCGCTGACGCCCTCGCGCTCCATCATCTCGTCGACCTCGCGGACGGTCTGTTCCGGCCGCGCGGTGACGACGTCGCGGATGACGAGCTCGTCGGCGCGCTTGATGCGCTCGATCTCGGCGGCCATCCGGTCGACGTTCATGTTGCGGTGCAGGACACCCAGGCCGCCCTGCCGGGCCATCTCGATGGCCAGCTCGCTCTCGGTCACCGTGTCCATCGCCGCCGAGAGTATCGGCACGTTCAGTTCGACGTTGGTCGAGACGCGCGTCGACAGGTCCGCCTCGTCCGGCTCGACCTCGCTCTCCTTCGGGCGGAGGAGCACGTCGTCGAACGTCAGCGCTTCCGGTACTCGGAGCTTCTCGGAGAAGGGTTCGTCCTCAGGAACGTCGTTCGCCATGTAAACTGTCGGCATCCGCGGCCCAAAAACGTTGCGAGACGCCCCCCGATCTGGGAGGCTGCCACACGGTACATCGCCGCTCGTGGCCGTTCACCGGGGAACGTGCGGACACGTCCCACGCAATACTTATGGACAACCCTGAACGTTTGTACTGTATGGACTCCGCCAGTCCCATCGCATCGCGCAGCGCCGGTCAGACGAGCGACGACTCCGGCAACCTCTTTACACTCTTCGCGATGGCGGTGACATTTAAACGGGCGGAGAATTCGCTTCCGGCTAACTGGCAGTGGGGCGGTGACGGCAGCCGCTATCGCCATCCGGAACACCCATCGGCCACGGGGTATGGCCATCACGGATAAGCCAGCATGAGCACGTCTCAGCACCCGATCGCGCTGCACCTCGAGGACCAGGTGGGCGGCGCGACCAAGCTGCTCGCTACCGTCATGTGTCTCCCGCTGATCGACGGCATCTTCCCCGCGCTCGTCCTCGCCGGGGGAGTCGACTCCGTCGCCGGTATCATACAGGTCGGCCTGCTGGTGTTCGGCGGGAGCGCGACCGTCGCGGTCATCCTCGCCGAGATGGAGGGCACGCCCCGGGAACAGGCCAAGATCGTCGCGCTCGTCGGCGCGGTGTTGCTCCCGGTCGCCGCCGCGGAGGCGGCGCTCGCGCCGACTATCGAGAGCCTGCTGGACATGGCCCTGTTCGAGCGGTTCGCGGCGCTCGTCATCGCCGCCGTCGCGGCGAAGACGGCCAGCGCCCGGATCGGCGAGTACCTGCCCCGTCCGGCGGTCATCATCGGCCTGGGCCTCGTCGCCAGCTTCGACCCCGCGGGCGCGGAACTGGTGTTAGTTCCCGACGCGACGCTCGTCGCGAAGGCGGTCGCCTCGGCCGGCGTCGGCGTCGGCTTCGCGCTGGCCGTCGCCCTGCTCTCGCCGATGCTGCGCGAGCAGGTCGACATCGACCGCTTCCGCTTCGGCAGCGCCGTCGCGCTCGGCGTCCTGCCGCTGTCG
Encoded here:
- a CDS encoding DUF7504 family protein encodes the protein MARTTTDGDGERTVSVDPGTQCLVGVPSMRSPLDYLPRSAFENLLVVSTTRPPSAVERTVRARSGDPENVGVVPVSGSAVDYDGPLWVADVVGPTDLTGVDARFADAVRYVEPGEGWVAFDNVNVLLMYARADNVYQLVSAVASRSRKRNARGVFAVVPGAVTESTHDRFREPFDAELRLARRE
- a CDS encoding pyridoxal phosphate-dependent aminotransferase, translating into MVPTVEYIEWIRGRPGAVAHDLGSSGLFAAPSESGVVPERLGDLSHPEGGPCLRDRIAERYGVDRDGVLLTAGATTANAAAAVAAADRNGGESAHSALVEKPAYEPLVDSPRLFGIDVDRFRRQPDSEYALEPQRVAGAATEDTAFVTVTNRHNPSGRLADRETLAAVAEAAAGEDAALLVDEVYAPYVLEGDGPFGGVTAAGLPNTAITGSLTKFFGLEGLCLGWVVGDPAIVGAARSAATHFASPADPSVALAERAFEHVDDLVADGRERVAANHDLLAAFVDERDDLDGRVFPGATYAFLDPHGVDGPTVAEAALERDLLVVPGRFFEDDARIRVSLGRDPERMRAALDVLGATLDDVAGASV
- a CDS encoding DHH family phosphoesterase, translated to MNTGVAISSISTYAILGCGSVGHAVAEELVDQGKDVLIIDKDPGRVEALRDQDLNAQQADISDGSVAEMVDDRDVILIMSSDVEANKAAVSNIREQEADHFVVVRASDPVSSDELTELGADHVINPSAVIADSALRSLETGELEYKARQLSDVLTDTKDRVAILTHDNPDPDSIASAAALQAIAEHLDVEADILYLGDIGHQENRAFVNLLGIELHNWNDIEDFDAYDTVALVDHAKASEVTHDLAVDVLIDHYEPDEDYDAEFVDVRPNMSSTSTILTKYIQEFDMNVGEEVATALLYGIRAETLDFKRDTTPADLTAAAYLYPFANHDTLEQVESPSMSPETLDVLAEAITNREVQGSHLVSNAGFIRDRDALSQAAQHLLNLEGITTTAVFGIADDTIYLAARSKDIRMNIGKVLADAYAEIGEAAGHSTQASAEIPLGIFTGIETNEENRDTLLQLTEEAVKRKLFDAMGVESGESGNGS
- a CDS encoding DUF5794 domain-containing protein — protein: MSTSQHPIALHLEDQVGGATKLLATVMCLPLIDGIFPALVLAGGVDSVAGIIQVGLLVFGGSATVAVILAEMEGTPREQAKIVALVGAVLLPVAAAEAALAPTIESLLDMALFERFAALVIAAVAAKTASARIGEYLPRPAVIIGLGLVASFDPAGAELVLVPDATLVAKAVASAGVGVGFALAVALLSPMLREQVDIDRFRFGSAVALGVLPLSLLGLLFDQAPLAVLAVTALFAFDPSGDATLAESDDGSPADAGPEGTLADGGQEANDDAEDDRTADDPVAAEGRAPWL
- the guaB gene encoding IMP dehydrogenase, giving the protein MANDVPEDEPFSEKLRVPEALTFDDVLLRPKESEVEPDEADLSTRVSTNVELNVPILSAAMDTVTESELAIEMARQGGLGVLHRNMNVDRMAAEIERIKRADELVIRDVVTARPEQTVREVDEMMEREGVSGAPVVDEDDEVLGIISGTDIRPYLEVGERDEVREAMTDEVITAPEDVTAREALELMYEYKIERVPIVDDENRLVGLLTMQGILQRREYDNAARDDDGRLLAAAAVGPFETDRATAADEAGADALFIDTAHAHNQNVIDGARDIKEAVDADVVVGNVGTREAALDLVDFADGIKVGIGPGSICTTRVVSGAGMPQITAVAQVADVAAEHDVPVIADGGIRYSGDAIKAIAAGADAVMLGSYFAGTEEAPGRVITMNGKKYKQYRGMGSVGAMAGGDDDENRYLKEAPEDEEEYVPEGVEAATPYKGTLQSELHQLSGGMQSGMGYVGAATIPEFKERSEFVRVSSAGQRESHAHDVVITDEAPNYSPDE
- a CDS encoding PRC-barrel domain-containing protein, translating into MDDTPQEITALVGREVYSNNGVFVGEVEDVRLDLDTEIVTGLALHELNSDVFGAIDGDARGVIIPYRWVQAVGDVILINDVIERIRRPEDEEEEAVA
- a CDS encoding hydrogenase maturation nickel metallochaperone HypA; protein product: MFRPGNEMGVLKRLRDTIRDSPAKRYECFHCDGTYDTSYRVCPSCGGPRLERID